A section of the Phacochoerus africanus isolate WHEZ1 chromosome 4, ROS_Pafr_v1, whole genome shotgun sequence genome encodes:
- the DOT1L gene encoding histone-lysine N-methyltransferase, H3 lysine-79 specific isoform X3 produces the protein MENYVLIDYDTKSFESMQRLCDKYNRAIDSIHQLWKGTTQPMKLNTRPSTGLLRHILQQVYNHSVTDPEKLNNYEPFSPEVYGETSFDLVAQMIDEIKMTEDDLFVDLGSGVGQVVLQVAAATNCKHHYGVEKADIPAKYAETMDREFRKWMKWYGKKHAEYTLERGDFLSEEWRERIANTSVIFVNNFAFGPEVDHQLKERFANMKEGGRIVSSKPFAPLNFRINSRNLSDIGTIMRVVELSPLKGSVSWTGKPVSYYLHTIDRTILENYFSSLKNPKLREEQEAARRRQQRENKSNTTTPTKVPESKAAVPADTPVDSGAEEEKAGATTIKKPSPSKARKKKLNKKGRKMAGRKRGRPKKMSSTNPERKPKKTQSALDLLHAQTVSRAASPSPQDAHRPPHSPFYQLPPSVQRHPPEQLLLAPTPPALQKLLESFKIQYLQFLAYTKTPQYKANLQQLLDQEKEKNARLLGAAQQLFGHCQAQKEEIKRLFQQKLDELGVKALTYNDLIQAQKEISAHNQQLREQTEQLEKGNRELRSRSLQLLKARCEELKLDWSTLSLENLLKEKQALKSQISEKQRHCLELQISIVELEKSQRQQELLQLKSCVPPDDTLSAHLRGRGGLAREPEAEPGRLRLELDCAKFSLPHFSSTSPELSMNGHAASYELCSALSRPSPKQNTPQYLTSPLDQEVVPCTPSHGGRPRLEKLSGLALPDYTRLSPAKLVLRRHLSQDHVAGSKAATSDVHPRVEPTKENGLPYHSPGITNGIKLSPQDPRPSSPTGLQMTGEKGSEKGVRERAYASSGEAITSLPVSIPLSTVQPSKLPVSIPLASVVLPSRAEKVRSTPSPGPQARETSSTLEKQMGANAHGAGGSAAGGKGLALPPTGFTYAGSVAISGTLAGSPVPLAPGAEPPALDESSSSGSLFATMGSRSSTPQHPPLLTQPRSCGSASPAPQLCTSPRLATQGPLPDASKGDLPAEAGFSDPESEAKRRVVFTIAAGAGSAKQSPSSKHSPLPSGTRGDSGQSHGQDSRKRGRRKRASAGTPSLSSGVSPKRRALPSVAGLFTQSSGSPLNLNSMVNNINQPLEITAISSPESSLKSSPVPYQDNDQPPVLKKEKPLSQTNGAHYSPLTSDEEQGSEDEPGSARIERKIATISLESKSPPKTLENGGGLAGRKVPPASEPVNSSKWKSTFSPISDLGLSRAADSPLQASSTLSHSSLFAFRPSLEEPSSADTKLAAHSRKSFSGTLPAAGGLSPSSHPASGFALGGGLATDLSLHSFSDGASLSHKAPEAAGLGAPLSFPAPRGKEGSASEPGPFSNKRQLDGLGPKGEGGLPTCGPTDKASLVHSKAGKGRDREPDVKNGHNLFMAAATAPPGGLLSGPGLTPAVSSAGSTAPATQTHRPFLGAFAPSPQFTLGPMSLQANLGPSVLQSLFSSVPAAGLVHGSSAATRLTNSHAMGSFSSGVAGGAVGGVFNHAVPPASAHPFGASFGSGAACRSATLSLTPLQAVASTPASSFQAPSSAEPRPPPPPPHLGRPPPGQPALHAPPPPNAALPPPPALLPANSEPVLLQNLASLPANQAFLPASSAASLPPANASVSIKLASLPHKVSRPSFTVHHQPLPGLALAQATPMIPQASSTGPPAVWVSLGMPPPYAARLAGVKPR, from the exons CTGGAAAGGGGAGATTTCCTCTCGGAGGAGTGGAGGGAGCGGATTGCCAACACGAG TGTTATATTTGTGAATAACTTTGCCTTTGGTCCTGAGGTGGATCACCAGCTGAAGGAGCGGTTTGCAAACATGAAGGAAG GTGGCAGAATCGTGTCCTCAAAGCCCTTCGCACCTCTCAACTTCAGGATAAACAGTCGAAACTTGAGTG ACATTGGTACCATCATGCGTGTGGTGGAGCTCTCGCCGCTGAAGGGCTCAGTGTCGTGGACGGGGAAGCCAGTCTCCTACTACCTGCATACCATCGACCGCACCATA cTTGAAAACTATTTTTCTAGTCTGAAAAACCCAAAACTCAGG GAGGAACAGGAGGCAGCTCGGCGCCGGCAGCAGCGAGAAAATAAGAGCAACACGACCACCCCGACCAAGGTGCCTGAGAGCAAGGCGGCCGTTCCCGCAGACACCCCCGTG GACTCTGGTGCTGAGGAAGAGAAAGCCGGGGCGACCACCATCAAGAAGCCGTCTCCCTCCAAAGCCCGAAAGAAGAAGCTGAACAAGAAGGGCCGGAAGATGGCCGGCCGGAAGCGCGGGCGCCCCAAGAAGATGAGCTCCACGAACCCCGAGCGCAAGCCCAAGAAGACCCAGAGCGCACTGGACCTGCTGCATGCCCAGACCGTGTCGCGGGCGGCATCACCCTCGCCGCAGG ATGCGCACAGGCCACCTCACAGCCCATTCTACCAGCTACCTCCCAGCGTGCAGCGGCACCCCCCTGAGCAGCTGCTGCTGGCACCTACCCCGCCCGCACTGCAGAAGCTGCTAG AATCCTTCAAGATTCAGTACTTACAGTTCCTGGCGTACACAAAGACTCCTCAGTACAAAGCCAACCTGCAGCAGCTGCTGGACCAGGAGAAG GAGAAGAACGCCCGGTTGCTGGGCGCCGCACAGCAACTGTTCGGCCACTGCCAAGCTCAGAAAGAGGAGATCAAGAGGCTCTTCCAGCAGAAACTGGACGAG CTGGGTGTGAAGGCGCTGACCTACAATGACCTGATCCAAGCGCAGAAGGAGATCTCGGCTCATAACCAGCAGCTGCGGGAGCAGACAGAGCAGCTGGAGAAGGGCAACAGGGAGCTGCGAAGCCGGAGCCTGCAGCTG CTCAAGGCTCGCTGCGAGGAACTGAAGTTGGACTGGTCCACGCTGTCCCTAGAGAACCTGCTGAAAGAGAAGCAGGCCCTGAAGAGCCAGATCTCGGAGAAGCAGAGGCACTGCCTGGAGTTGCAG ATCAGCATCGTGGAGCTGGAGAAGAGCCAGCGGCAGCAGGAGCTCCTGCAGCTCAAGTCCTGTGTGCCACCCGATGACACCCTGTCTGCACACCTgcgggggaggggtggcctgGCCCGGGAGCCAGAGGCCGAGCCTGGCCGGCTGCGCCTGGAGCTGGACTGTGCCAAGTTCTCCCTGCCCCACTTCAGCAGCACAAGCCCGGAACTCTCCATGAATGGCCATGCGGCCAGCTATGAGCTCTGCAGCGCGCTCAGCCGACCCTCGCCCAAGCAGAACACTCCCCAGTACCTGACCTCCCCCCTGGACCAGGAGGTCGTGCCCTGCACCCCCAGCCATGGCGGCCGGCCAAGGCTCGAAAAGTTGTCTGGCCTGGCCCTGCCCGACTACACCAGGCTTTCCCCTGCCAAGCTGGTGCTGAGGCGTCACCTGAGCCAGGATCACGTGGCTGGCAGCAAGGCAGCCACCAGCGATGTGCACCCACG AGTGGAGCCCACCAAGGAGAATGGCCTCCCATACCACAGCCCCGGCATCACCAATGGCATCAAGCTGAGCCCCCAAGATCCTCGGCCCTCGTCCCCCACAGGCTTACAGATGACGGGAGAGAAGGGCAGCGAGAAG GGTGTGAGGGAGCGCGCCTACGCCAGCAGTGGGGAGGCCATCACCAGCCTGCCTGTCAGCATCCCGCTCAGCACCGTGCAGCCCAGCAAGCTGCCTGTCAGCATCCCTCTGGCCAGCGTGGTGCTGCCCAGCCGCGCTGAAAAAGTG AGAagcacccccagcccaggcccacaGGCCCGAGAGACCTCCTCCACTCTTGAGAAGCAAATGGGTGCTAATGCCCATGGCGCCGGGGGCAGTGCTGCCGGGGGCAAAGGTCTTGCCCTGCCTCCCACAG GCTTCACCTACGCTGGCTCAGTGGCCATCAGTGGGACCCTGGCTGGCAGCCCGGTGCCACTTGCCCCTGGAGCCGAGCCCCCCGCCTTGGATGAGTCCTCCAGCTCCGGAAGTCTCTTTGCCACCATGGGGTCCCGCAGCTCCACCCCGCAGCACCCGCCCCTGCTGACACAGCCTCGCAGTTGTGGCTCTGCCTCACCCGCCCCTCAGCTCTGCACCAGCCCCCGGCTGGCTACCCAGGGCCCGCTCCCTGACGCCAGCAAAGGGGACCTCCCCGCTGAGGCTGGCTTCTCAGACCCAGAGAGCGAAGCCAAGAGGAGGGTCGTGTTCACCATCGCAGCCGGTGCTGGCAGTGCCAAGCAGTCGCCATCCAGCAAGCACAGCCCCCTGCCCTCAGGCACCCGCGGGGACAGTGGCCAGAGCCATGGACAGGACAGCCGCAAGCGGGGCAGAAGAAAGCGGGCATCGGCAGGGACCCCCAGCCTGAGCTCAGGCGTGTCCCCCAAGCGCCGGGCCCTACCATCTGTCGCTGGCCTCTTCACTCAGTCTTCAGGGTCCCCCCTGAATCTCAACTCCATG GTTAACAACATCAACCAGCCTTTGGAGATCACGGCCATCTCATCCCCCGAGAGCTCTCTGAAGAGTTCCCCTGTCCCCTACCAGGACAATGACCAGCCCCCCGTGCTCAAGAAGGAAAAGCCCCTGAGCCAGACCAACGGGGCCCACTACTCCCCACTGACCTCGGACGAGGAGCAGGGCTCGGAGGATGAGCCCGGCAGTGCCAG AATCGAGAGAAAAATTGCAACAATCTCCTTAGAAAGCAAATCTCCTCCGAAAACCTTGGAAAATG GTGGCGGCCTGGCGGGAAGGAAGGTGCCACCGGCCAGCGAGCCAGTCAACAGCAGCAAGTGGAAGTCCACGTTCTCGCCCATCTCCGACCTTGGCCTGTCCAGGGCGGCTGATAGCCCGTTGCAGGCCAGCTccactctgagccacagctccctGTTTGCTTTCCGGCCCAGCCTGGAGGAGCCCAGCTCAGCCGACACCAAGCTGGCCGCCCACTCCAGGAAGAGCTTCTCGGGCACCCTGCCAGCGGCAGGCGGGTTGAGTCCCAGCAGCCACCCTGCCAGCGGCTTTGCCCTTGGCGGGGGCCTGGCAACCGACCTCAGTTTACACAGCTTCAGTGATGGTGCTTCTCTCTCCCACAAGGCCCCCGAGGCGGCTGGCTTGGGTGCGCCCTTGAGCTTCCCTGCCCCACGGGGCAAGGAGGGCAGCGCCTCAGAACCCGGCCCCTTCTCGAACAAGAGGCAGCTGGATGGACTGGGCCCAAAGGGCGAGGGGGGCCTGCCCACCTGCGGGCCCACGGACAAGGCCTCTCTGGTGCACAGCAAGGCGGGCAAGGGCCGTGACCGTGAGCCCGACGTGAAGAATGGCCACAACCTCTTCATGGCCGCCGCCACCGCACCCCCTGGGGGCCTCCTCAGTGGCCCAGGCCTCACCCCGGCAGTGTCCTCAGCAGGCAGCACGGCCCCGGCCACCCAGACACACCGGCCCTTCCTGGGCGCCTTTGCCCCCAGCCCGCAGTTCACACTGGGCCCCATGTCCCTGCAGGCCAACCTGGGCCCATCCGTGCTGCAGTCCCTGTTCAGTTCCGTGCCCGCTGCCGGCCTGGTGCATGGCTCGTCCGCCGCCACCAGACTGACCAACTCGCACGCCATGGGCAGCTTCTCCTCCGGGGTTGCTGGCGGCGCAGTTGGAG GTGTCTTTAACCACGCGGTGCCTCCCGCCTCCGCTCATCCGTTTGGAGCCAGTTTCGGCAGTGGGGCTGCATGTCGCAGCGCCACGCTGAGCTTAACCCCGCTGCAGGCGGTGGCCAGCACCCCGGCCTCTTCCTTTCAGGCCCCGTCCTCTGCGGAGCCGaggccgcccccaccccctccccacctgggcCGGCCCCCTCCAGGGCAGCCTGCCCTTCACGCACCGCCCCCCCCTAACGCTGCCTTGCCTCCTCCCCCCGCGCTGCTCCCGGCTAACTCTGAGCCCGTGCTTCTGCAGAACCTTGCGTCCCTCCCGGCTAACCAAGCTTTCTTACCTGCCTCCTCTGCCGCCTCTCTGCCGCCTGCTAACGCCTCTGTGTCCATCAAGCTGGCCTCCCTCCCGCACAAGGTGTCCCGCCCCTCCTTCACGGTGCACCACCAGCCCCTGCCTGGgctggccctggcccaggccaCACCCATGATCCCGCAGGCCAGCTCCACGGGGCCGCCCGCCGTGTGGGTTTCCCTTGGCATGccgcctccatatgccgcgcgccTTGCGGGGGTTAAGCCGCGATAA
- the DOT1L gene encoding histone-lysine N-methyltransferase, H3 lysine-79 specific isoform X6, whose protein sequence is MKEGGRIVSSKPFAPLNFRINSRNLSDIGTIMRVVELSPLKGSVSWTGKPVSYYLHTIDRTILENYFSSLKNPKLREEQEAARRRQQRENKSNTTTPTKVPESKAAVPADTPVDSGAEEEKAGATTIKKPSPSKARKKKLNKKGRKMAGRKRGRPKKMSSTNPERKPKKTQSALDLLHAQTVSRAASPSPQDAHRPPHSPFYQLPPSVQRHPPEQLLLAPTPPALQKLLESFKIQYLQFLAYTKTPQYKANLQQLLDQEKEKNARLLGAAQQLFGHCQAQKEEIKRLFQQKLDELGVKALTYNDLIQAQKEISAHNQQLREQTEQLEKGNRELRSRSLQLLKARCEELKLDWSTLSLENLLKEKQALKSQISEKQRHCLELQISIVELEKSQRQQELLQLKSCVPPDDTLSAHLRGRGGLAREPEAEPGRLRLELDCAKFSLPHFSSTSPELSMNGHAASYELCSALSRPSPKQNTPQYLTSPLDQEVVPCTPSHGGRPRLEKLSGLALPDYTRLSPAKLVLRRHLSQDHVAGSKAATSDVHPRVEPTKENGLPYHSPGITNGIKLSPQDPRPSSPTGLQMTGEKGSEKGVRERAYASSGEAITSLPVSIPLSTVQPSKLPVSIPLASVVLPSRAEKVRSTPSPGPQARETSSTLEKQMGANAHGAGGSAAGGKGLALPPTGFTYAGSVAISGTLAGSPVPLAPGAEPPALDESSSSGSLFATMGSRSSTPQHPPLLTQPRSCGSASPAPQLCTSPRLATQGPLPDASKGDLPAEAGFSDPESEAKRRVVFTIAAGAGSAKQSPSSKHSPLPSGTRGDSGQSHGQDSRKRGRRKRASAGTPSLSSGVSPKRRALPSVAGLFTQSSGSPLNLNSMVNNINQPLEITAISSPESSLKSSPVPYQDNDQPPVLKKEKPLSQTNGAHYSPLTSDEEQGSEDEPGSARIERKIATISLESKSPPKTLENGGGLAGRKVPPASEPVNSSKWKSTFSPISDLGLSRAADSPLQASSTLSHSSLFAFRPSLEEPSSADTKLAAHSRKSFSGTLPAAGGLSPSSHPASGFALGGGLATDLSLHSFSDGASLSHKAPEAAGLGAPLSFPAPRGKEGSASEPGPFSNKRQLDGLGPKGEGGLPTCGPTDKASLVHSKAGKGRDREPDVKNGHNLFMAAATAPPGGLLSGPGLTPAVSSAGSTAPATQTHRPFLGAFAPSPQFTLGPMSLQANLGPSVLQSLFSSVPAAGLVHGSSAATRLTNSHAMGSFSSGVAGGAVGGVFNHAVPPASAHPFGASFGSGAACRSATLSLTPLQAVASTPASSFQAPSSAEPRPPPPPPHLGRPPPGQPALHAPPPPNAALPPPPALLPANSEPVLLQNLASLPANQAFLPASSAASLPPANASVSIKLASLPHKVSRPSFTVHHQPLPGLALAQATPMIPQASSTGPPAVWVSLGMPPPYAARLAGVKPR, encoded by the exons ATGAAGGAAG GTGGCAGAATCGTGTCCTCAAAGCCCTTCGCACCTCTCAACTTCAGGATAAACAGTCGAAACTTGAGTG ACATTGGTACCATCATGCGTGTGGTGGAGCTCTCGCCGCTGAAGGGCTCAGTGTCGTGGACGGGGAAGCCAGTCTCCTACTACCTGCATACCATCGACCGCACCATA cTTGAAAACTATTTTTCTAGTCTGAAAAACCCAAAACTCAGG GAGGAACAGGAGGCAGCTCGGCGCCGGCAGCAGCGAGAAAATAAGAGCAACACGACCACCCCGACCAAGGTGCCTGAGAGCAAGGCGGCCGTTCCCGCAGACACCCCCGTG GACTCTGGTGCTGAGGAAGAGAAAGCCGGGGCGACCACCATCAAGAAGCCGTCTCCCTCCAAAGCCCGAAAGAAGAAGCTGAACAAGAAGGGCCGGAAGATGGCCGGCCGGAAGCGCGGGCGCCCCAAGAAGATGAGCTCCACGAACCCCGAGCGCAAGCCCAAGAAGACCCAGAGCGCACTGGACCTGCTGCATGCCCAGACCGTGTCGCGGGCGGCATCACCCTCGCCGCAGG ATGCGCACAGGCCACCTCACAGCCCATTCTACCAGCTACCTCCCAGCGTGCAGCGGCACCCCCCTGAGCAGCTGCTGCTGGCACCTACCCCGCCCGCACTGCAGAAGCTGCTAG AATCCTTCAAGATTCAGTACTTACAGTTCCTGGCGTACACAAAGACTCCTCAGTACAAAGCCAACCTGCAGCAGCTGCTGGACCAGGAGAAG GAGAAGAACGCCCGGTTGCTGGGCGCCGCACAGCAACTGTTCGGCCACTGCCAAGCTCAGAAAGAGGAGATCAAGAGGCTCTTCCAGCAGAAACTGGACGAG CTGGGTGTGAAGGCGCTGACCTACAATGACCTGATCCAAGCGCAGAAGGAGATCTCGGCTCATAACCAGCAGCTGCGGGAGCAGACAGAGCAGCTGGAGAAGGGCAACAGGGAGCTGCGAAGCCGGAGCCTGCAGCTG CTCAAGGCTCGCTGCGAGGAACTGAAGTTGGACTGGTCCACGCTGTCCCTAGAGAACCTGCTGAAAGAGAAGCAGGCCCTGAAGAGCCAGATCTCGGAGAAGCAGAGGCACTGCCTGGAGTTGCAG ATCAGCATCGTGGAGCTGGAGAAGAGCCAGCGGCAGCAGGAGCTCCTGCAGCTCAAGTCCTGTGTGCCACCCGATGACACCCTGTCTGCACACCTgcgggggaggggtggcctgGCCCGGGAGCCAGAGGCCGAGCCTGGCCGGCTGCGCCTGGAGCTGGACTGTGCCAAGTTCTCCCTGCCCCACTTCAGCAGCACAAGCCCGGAACTCTCCATGAATGGCCATGCGGCCAGCTATGAGCTCTGCAGCGCGCTCAGCCGACCCTCGCCCAAGCAGAACACTCCCCAGTACCTGACCTCCCCCCTGGACCAGGAGGTCGTGCCCTGCACCCCCAGCCATGGCGGCCGGCCAAGGCTCGAAAAGTTGTCTGGCCTGGCCCTGCCCGACTACACCAGGCTTTCCCCTGCCAAGCTGGTGCTGAGGCGTCACCTGAGCCAGGATCACGTGGCTGGCAGCAAGGCAGCCACCAGCGATGTGCACCCACG AGTGGAGCCCACCAAGGAGAATGGCCTCCCATACCACAGCCCCGGCATCACCAATGGCATCAAGCTGAGCCCCCAAGATCCTCGGCCCTCGTCCCCCACAGGCTTACAGATGACGGGAGAGAAGGGCAGCGAGAAG GGTGTGAGGGAGCGCGCCTACGCCAGCAGTGGGGAGGCCATCACCAGCCTGCCTGTCAGCATCCCGCTCAGCACCGTGCAGCCCAGCAAGCTGCCTGTCAGCATCCCTCTGGCCAGCGTGGTGCTGCCCAGCCGCGCTGAAAAAGTG AGAagcacccccagcccaggcccacaGGCCCGAGAGACCTCCTCCACTCTTGAGAAGCAAATGGGTGCTAATGCCCATGGCGCCGGGGGCAGTGCTGCCGGGGGCAAAGGTCTTGCCCTGCCTCCCACAG GCTTCACCTACGCTGGCTCAGTGGCCATCAGTGGGACCCTGGCTGGCAGCCCGGTGCCACTTGCCCCTGGAGCCGAGCCCCCCGCCTTGGATGAGTCCTCCAGCTCCGGAAGTCTCTTTGCCACCATGGGGTCCCGCAGCTCCACCCCGCAGCACCCGCCCCTGCTGACACAGCCTCGCAGTTGTGGCTCTGCCTCACCCGCCCCTCAGCTCTGCACCAGCCCCCGGCTGGCTACCCAGGGCCCGCTCCCTGACGCCAGCAAAGGGGACCTCCCCGCTGAGGCTGGCTTCTCAGACCCAGAGAGCGAAGCCAAGAGGAGGGTCGTGTTCACCATCGCAGCCGGTGCTGGCAGTGCCAAGCAGTCGCCATCCAGCAAGCACAGCCCCCTGCCCTCAGGCACCCGCGGGGACAGTGGCCAGAGCCATGGACAGGACAGCCGCAAGCGGGGCAGAAGAAAGCGGGCATCGGCAGGGACCCCCAGCCTGAGCTCAGGCGTGTCCCCCAAGCGCCGGGCCCTACCATCTGTCGCTGGCCTCTTCACTCAGTCTTCAGGGTCCCCCCTGAATCTCAACTCCATG GTTAACAACATCAACCAGCCTTTGGAGATCACGGCCATCTCATCCCCCGAGAGCTCTCTGAAGAGTTCCCCTGTCCCCTACCAGGACAATGACCAGCCCCCCGTGCTCAAGAAGGAAAAGCCCCTGAGCCAGACCAACGGGGCCCACTACTCCCCACTGACCTCGGACGAGGAGCAGGGCTCGGAGGATGAGCCCGGCAGTGCCAG AATCGAGAGAAAAATTGCAACAATCTCCTTAGAAAGCAAATCTCCTCCGAAAACCTTGGAAAATG GTGGCGGCCTGGCGGGAAGGAAGGTGCCACCGGCCAGCGAGCCAGTCAACAGCAGCAAGTGGAAGTCCACGTTCTCGCCCATCTCCGACCTTGGCCTGTCCAGGGCGGCTGATAGCCCGTTGCAGGCCAGCTccactctgagccacagctccctGTTTGCTTTCCGGCCCAGCCTGGAGGAGCCCAGCTCAGCCGACACCAAGCTGGCCGCCCACTCCAGGAAGAGCTTCTCGGGCACCCTGCCAGCGGCAGGCGGGTTGAGTCCCAGCAGCCACCCTGCCAGCGGCTTTGCCCTTGGCGGGGGCCTGGCAACCGACCTCAGTTTACACAGCTTCAGTGATGGTGCTTCTCTCTCCCACAAGGCCCCCGAGGCGGCTGGCTTGGGTGCGCCCTTGAGCTTCCCTGCCCCACGGGGCAAGGAGGGCAGCGCCTCAGAACCCGGCCCCTTCTCGAACAAGAGGCAGCTGGATGGACTGGGCCCAAAGGGCGAGGGGGGCCTGCCCACCTGCGGGCCCACGGACAAGGCCTCTCTGGTGCACAGCAAGGCGGGCAAGGGCCGTGACCGTGAGCCCGACGTGAAGAATGGCCACAACCTCTTCATGGCCGCCGCCACCGCACCCCCTGGGGGCCTCCTCAGTGGCCCAGGCCTCACCCCGGCAGTGTCCTCAGCAGGCAGCACGGCCCCGGCCACCCAGACACACCGGCCCTTCCTGGGCGCCTTTGCCCCCAGCCCGCAGTTCACACTGGGCCCCATGTCCCTGCAGGCCAACCTGGGCCCATCCGTGCTGCAGTCCCTGTTCAGTTCCGTGCCCGCTGCCGGCCTGGTGCATGGCTCGTCCGCCGCCACCAGACTGACCAACTCGCACGCCATGGGCAGCTTCTCCTCCGGGGTTGCTGGCGGCGCAGTTGGAG GTGTCTTTAACCACGCGGTGCCTCCCGCCTCCGCTCATCCGTTTGGAGCCAGTTTCGGCAGTGGGGCTGCATGTCGCAGCGCCACGCTGAGCTTAACCCCGCTGCAGGCGGTGGCCAGCACCCCGGCCTCTTCCTTTCAGGCCCCGTCCTCTGCGGAGCCGaggccgcccccaccccctccccacctgggcCGGCCCCCTCCAGGGCAGCCTGCCCTTCACGCACCGCCCCCCCCTAACGCTGCCTTGCCTCCTCCCCCCGCGCTGCTCCCGGCTAACTCTGAGCCCGTGCTTCTGCAGAACCTTGCGTCCCTCCCGGCTAACCAAGCTTTCTTACCTGCCTCCTCTGCCGCCTCTCTGCCGCCTGCTAACGCCTCTGTGTCCATCAAGCTGGCCTCCCTCCCGCACAAGGTGTCCCGCCCCTCCTTCACGGTGCACCACCAGCCCCTGCCTGGgctggccctggcccaggccaCACCCATGATCCCGCAGGCCAGCTCCACGGGGCCGCCCGCCGTGTGGGTTTCCCTTGGCATGccgcctccatatgccgcgcgccTTGCGGGGGTTAAGCCGCGATAA
- the PLEKHJ1 gene encoding pleckstrin homology domain-containing family J member 1 isoform X2: MRFNEKELQALSRQPAEMAAELGMRGPKKGSVVKRRLVKLVVNFLFYFRTDEAEPVGALLLEHCRVTQEEPSGFSISFLEDPERKYHFECCSEEQCQEWMAALRRASYEFMRRSLIFYRNEIQKVTGKDPLEQFGISEEARFQLSGLKA, from the exons ATGCGCTTTAACGAGAAGGAGCTGCAGGCGCTCTCCCGGCAGCCGGCCGAGATGGCGGCTGAGCTGGGCATGAGGGGCCCGAAAAAAGGAAGCG TGGTGAAGCGGAGGCTGGTGAAGCTGGTGGTCAACTTCCTCTTCTACTTCCGGACGGACGAGGCAGAG CCCGTCGGAGCCCTGCTGCTGGAACACTGCAGAGTCACCCAGGAAGAGCCCAGCGGTTTCTCCATCA GCTTCCTAGAGGACCCAGAGAGGAAGTACCACTTTGAGTGCTGCAGCGAGGAGCAGTGTCAGGAGTGGATGGCCGCCCTGCGCCGAGCCAG TTACGAATTCATGCGAAGGAGCCTCATCTTCTACAGGAACGAGATCCAGAAGGTGACTGGCAAG GACCCCCTGGAGCAGTTCGGCATATCGGAGGAGGCCAGGTTCCAGTTGAGCGGCCTGAAGGCTTGA
- the PLEKHJ1 gene encoding pleckstrin homology domain-containing family J member 1 isoform X3: MRFNEKELQALSRQPAEMAAELGMRGPKKGSVVKRRLVKLVVNFLFYFRTDEAEPVGALLLEHCRVTQEEPSGFSISFLEDPERKYHFECCSEEQCQEWMAALRRASYEFMRRSLIFYRNEIQKDPLEQFGISEEARFQLSGLKA, from the exons ATGCGCTTTAACGAGAAGGAGCTGCAGGCGCTCTCCCGGCAGCCGGCCGAGATGGCGGCTGAGCTGGGCATGAGGGGCCCGAAAAAAGGAAGCG TGGTGAAGCGGAGGCTGGTGAAGCTGGTGGTCAACTTCCTCTTCTACTTCCGGACGGACGAGGCAGAG CCCGTCGGAGCCCTGCTGCTGGAACACTGCAGAGTCACCCAGGAAGAGCCCAGCGGTTTCTCCATCA GCTTCCTAGAGGACCCAGAGAGGAAGTACCACTTTGAGTGCTGCAGCGAGGAGCAGTGTCAGGAGTGGATGGCCGCCCTGCGCCGAGCCAG TTACGAATTCATGCGAAGGAGCCTCATCTTCTACAGGAACGAGATCCAGAAG GACCCCCTGGAGCAGTTCGGCATATCGGAGGAGGCCAGGTTCCAGTTGAGCGGCCTGAAGGCTTGA
- the PLEKHJ1 gene encoding pleckstrin homology domain-containing family J member 1 isoform X1, giving the protein MRFNEKELQALSRQPAEMAAELGMRGPKKGSVVKRRLVKLVVNFLFYFRTDEAEPVGALLLEHCRVTQEEPSGFSISECDLRPSCPAPPRPLLRLYGQSPLSRAAPLALAPPPGAQAELAARRAGGKKSDIRVGAELCISEESSLSHASSLSFWGVFGFGFFVCVCF; this is encoded by the exons ATGCGCTTTAACGAGAAGGAGCTGCAGGCGCTCTCCCGGCAGCCGGCCGAGATGGCGGCTGAGCTGGGCATGAGGGGCCCGAAAAAAGGAAGCG TGGTGAAGCGGAGGCTGGTGAAGCTGGTGGTCAACTTCCTCTTCTACTTCCGGACGGACGAGGCAGAG CCCGTCGGAGCCCTGCTGCTGGAACACTGCAGAGTCACCCAGGAAGAGCCCAGCGGTTTCTCCATCAGTGAGTGCGACCTGCGGCCAAgctgcccggccccgccccggcccctctTGCGTCTCTACGGACAAAGTCCATTGTCCCGAGCAGCCCCACTCGCCCTGGCTCCTCCCCCTGGGGCCCAGGCAGAGCTTGCAGCGAGGAGGGCGGGAGGCAAGAAGTCTGACATCAGAGTGGGCGCAGAGTTGTGTATTTCTGAAGAATCATCTCTGTCTCATGCCTCTTCTCTCAGCTTCTGGGGCGTctttggctttggtttttttgtgtgtgtgtgtttttag